In Streptomyces sp. NBC_01408, one DNA window encodes the following:
- the chpH gene encoding chaplin ChpH — protein MIKKVVAAAAATGGLVLAGAGLAHADAGAQGAAVGSPGVLSGNVLQVPVHVPVNVCGNTVNVIGLLNPAFGNTCINA, from the coding sequence ATGATCAAGAAGGTTGTAGCCGCTGCGGCTGCCACGGGTGGACTCGTTCTCGCGGGTGCGGGCCTCGCCCACGCCGATGCGGGTGCCCAGGGTGCGGCCGTCGGCTCGCCCGGTGTCCTGTCGGGCAACGTGCTCCAGGTCCCCGTCCACGTGCCGGTGAACGTCTGCGGCAACACCGTGAACGTGATCGGCCTGCTGAACCCGGCCTTCGGCAACACCTGCATCAACGCCTGA